ATCCACAGGCCGATGAACAGATCGAAGGCGAGATAGTGGGTCCAGCCAATCACCACACCCGCATCATTGCCCGAAATCGCGCGAATACCTTCGACGGAAAAGAACGTCACCCCATCCGAATAGGGCCCGCCGGGATCGACAGCCCCGGTCAGCACCGATCCCAGCCCCAGTACATACGTCAGGCTAAGCAGGGCGACACAGCCATAAAGCACGAGTGCCAGCGGAAACGGGCGGCGCGGCAACAGGAGCAGGATCGCCCAGCCCGCCAGCGCAACGATATTGGTAATAGCGAAATAGGCGTGCCACATTCTTGCAATCCCCTCTGCCTTTGCGGATGGAATAGCATCAGTGGCGGCAATCAGGCCAGTTTCCTTTACCGCTGGCCATGCCCCGCCCCGTCGCGCTCCGCCCGATCCCGCTCAAAACGGCGGGCGATGCGCATCAGGGAATCGTATTCGTGAACGAAGCGCCCCCCCGCCCGTTCCTGCGCCAGTTCGAGAATGACCTGCGCCATGCGCTTGTCCGAAATCGAACGATAACGGCGATAACTGCCATGCAGAAGCAAATCGATCAACGGGCTCAGCGTAATGGCCAGCCGTTCCCGGGGCCGGGGATCGGCGTCGTCGCGCGTTCCCCGCAAAAGACCGGGGCGCAAAATATCGAGGCGGGTAAAGCGCATCTTCTGCAAGGTGTCCTCAACCTCGCCCTTGACCCGCATATAGAGATGCTTGCTCTGCCGACCTGCGCCAATTGCCGAAACGCAGATAAACTGGCGAATACCGGCATCCTTTGTGGCCTGGGCAACCTGCAAAACGAGTTTTTCGTCCACTGCGCGGAAGGCGTCCTCGTCTTCCCCGGATTTGGCCCAGGTCGTCCCCAGGGCGCACACCACCGCATCGGGTTGCAGCGATTCAATGATGTCCGCCCAATGCGCGCTATCCGCAACGAACATTTCCATCCGCGCGCCCATCGGCAATTCGATGCGGCGACGGGCAATCGCAGCCAGATGCACAGGCTCATAGCCCACTGCGCACTGCATGACCGCACGCCCGATCAGCCCGGTCGCCCCGATGACCAGCACCCGCCGTTTAGACATTGCGCAGCCCTTCCGGCACCTTGCCGAAAATCGCGGCGTAACGATCGATCGCGTACTTATCCGTCATGCCCGCGATAAAGTCCGCAATATGGCGGCTGCGCGCGGGCTCTGCGACAGGAAGGGCATTGGCCCATTCCGCCGTCATCAACGCGGGGTCGGCATCGTAGGCACTGAACAGCGAAGCGATCACATCGCGCGCACGTTCCGCCGTACTGACCTGATCGGGATGGTTGTAGAGCCTGGCATACATGAAGCTCTTCAGCCTGCGTTCCTCAGCAGCAACCGCCGGAGAAAAGCCCACCAGAGCGGCATCCGCCCCCCGCACCGCATCGACGGAATCCATTCCCGCAAGCCCACTGCGCGTATGGTCCAGCAGATCGTTGACCATCAGCCCGATCTGCCCCCGCACCAGTTCACGCAACTGGCTCTCCCGCGATGCGTTGGGGAAACGCCGTTCGACCACGCGCCACTGATCCGCCACGAAATCCAATGTCAGCAGATCGTCCAGTTCCAGAAACCCTGCGCGCAGACCATCATCAATATCGTGATTGTCATAGGCGATATCATCGGACAGCGCGGCCACTTGCGCTTCGAGCGAGGCGTAACTGCCCAGATCCAGCGGAAACGCCGCATCCAGTTCGCGCAGTGCCCAGTTCGGATCGGCTACGGGGCCGTTATGCTTTGCCAGCCCTTCAAGCAGTTCCCAGGTGAGATTGAGCCCGACATGATCACAATAGGGGCTGTCGAGGCGCATCAGCATGCGCATCGCCATCGCGTTGTGATCGAAACCACCATGTGCGCGCGTGGCTGCGTCCAGGGCATCTTCCCCGGCATGGCCGAACGGCGGATGGCCGATATCATGGGCAAGACAAAGGGCTTCGGTCAGATCCTCGTCCAGCCCGAGCGTTCGGGCGATGACCCGCCCGATCTGCGCCACTTCGATGCTGTGCGTCAGCCGGACCCGATAGTGATCGCCATCGGGGGCGATGAACACCTGGGTTTTATGGCGCAGGCGCCGGAAGGAAATCGAATGAATGATCCGGTCACGGTCGCGCTGGAATTCACTGCGCGGCCCGCGGGTGCCGGCCCGATCTTCGGGATATTCACGGCCGCGCGACTGCGCGGGATCGGAGGCGTAAGGCGCGCGATTCATGCGGCCCGGACCTAAGCCGAGGTGGGCCGCATGGCAACAGCTTCAACGGATCTCCCACCCCATCAATCGTCACCCAGAATCCAGGCGGCGCCTTTCTCTGCATGGATGCGGGTGCAATCGTAGATCGGCAGGACATTGGCATCCACATCAACGATCAGTTCCAGTTCCGTCGCCGCCAGAACGATTGCCCGCGCGCCTTCCTGTTCCTTCACCGTGATGATCGTCTTCAACGTCCGTTCGGCATCGCGCGTCACCTTGCCGCAAGTGAGTTGGTTATAGATGATGCGGTCCAGCGTCTCGATCACCTTGGGGTCCGGCGGCAACAGGTCCACCCCATGCGCAACGAGCCGCTGGCGATAGAAGCTTTCGGTCATGACATTGCTGGTCCCGAGCAAGGCTGCGTTCTTCACGCCATCCTTGGCCATGCGCTCGCCCACGCATTCCGCGATATGCAGCACGGGAATCTGCACCGCACCGGCGATCCGGTCATAGACCTTGTGCATGGAATTGGCGCCGATCAGCAAAGCCGTTGCACCCGCCGTTTCGAGACGCTGGGCAGATGCAATCAGAATGTCGGCGGCACGATCCCAGTCTTCATCGCTGCTAAGACCGCACAGATCGGTGAAATCCAGATTTTCCAGCAACATCGGCGCACTGGCATGAGGATTCCGGCGCGCCTGAATAATGCGGTTGATATGTTCGTAATAAGTACGGGTCGAGACCCAGCTCATCCCGCCAATCAGGCCGAGTTTACGCAAAGCAGTGATTCCCAATTATGCCCAGGGAGCAAACAGGCGACAGACCGCCCAATGCCGATTGCGAAACATTGCCACGGACCGCCCCCCAGCGTCAAACGGATGCGCCAACCATTCACCGAAAAACGAAAAAGGCGGCCTCGCATTCGCAAGACCGCCTTCCGAAATCGGGGCAATCGCTCTGCAAATCAGTGCTGCAGCGCCTTGTTGATTTCTTCAACCATCTTCTTGGCATCGGCCAGCAACATCATCGTCTGGTCCATATAGAAGACGTCGTTATCGACCCCGGAATAACCCACGCCGCCCATCGACCGCTTGACGAAGAAAATCGTCTTCGCCTTGTCGACATCGAACACGGGCATCCCATAGATCGGGCTGCTCTTGTCCGTTTTGGCCGCCGGATTGACCACGTCGTTCGCGCCGATAATGAAGGCCACATCGGTCTGCGCGAATTCGCCGTTGATATCTTCCAGTTCGAACACCTCGTCATAAGGAACGTTCGCTTCGGCAAGGAGCACGTTCATGTGCCCCGGCATACGGCCTGCAACGGGGTGAATGGCGTACTTCACCGTCACGCCCGCTTCCTTTAGGAGATCGCCCATTTCGCGCAGCACATGCTGCGCCTGCGCCACCGCCATACCGTAACCCGGAATGATGATGACCTGATTGGCTTCCTTCATCAGGAAGGCCGCGTCTTCGGCGCTACCCCGCTTCCACGGACGGTCAACCTTGGTGCCATCACCGCCACCGCCGCTGTCATTCGCGCCGAAACCACCCGCAATCACCGAAACAAAACTGCGGTTCATGGCCTTGCACATGATGTACGAAAGGATCGCGCCCGACGAACCCACCAGCGCGCCGGTGATGATCATGGCCGTGTTGTGGAGCGTGAAGCCCATCGCCGCCGCAGCCCAGCCCGAATAGGAGTTCAGCATGGAGACGACCACCGGCATATCCGCGCCGCCGATGGGAATGATCAGCAGGAAGCCGATGATGAACGACAGCGCGGTGATCGCCACGATCACCCACAGGCTCTGATCCTGGGTGAAATACCCCACCAGCGCGAGAATAGCGGCCAGCGTGCCGAGATTGATCACATGCCGTCCGGGCAGCATGATCGGCGCGCCGCTCATCTTGCCGGCAAGCTTGAGGAACGCGATAACCGAACCGGAGAAGGTGATCGCACCGATGGCGATACCCAGCCCCATTTCTACCCGGCTCTGCACGTGAATGAGGCCATCAGGCCCGGCAATGCCGAACGCGATCGGGTTCAGATAGGCAGCAAGACCCACCAGCACGGCGGCGAGACCGACCAGGCTGTGAAACGCCGCGACAAGCTGCGGCATATCGGTCATCGCGATCTTGCGCGCGATAAAGAAGCCGATCGCACCGCCGATCGCCACGGCCGCAAGAATGCGAACCAGCGTGATCAGATCATCGGGCGTGGGTTGCGGCAGGAATGTGCCATCGGGCACCGGCGCGTTGATCAACAGCGTCGTCAGCACAGCCAGCGCCATACCGAAAATGCCAAGCCGATTGCCCCGCCGCGACGTCGCAGGCGAACTCAGCCCGCGCAACGCGAGAATGAAGCAGATGCCCGATATGAGATAGGCCAGCATGACCCATGCTGGAGGAGCGGCATGCGGCATCACTTGCGCTCCTTCTTCTTGTACATGGCAAGCATGCGTTCGGTCACGGCGAAGCCGCCGAAGATGTTGATGCTGGCGAGAACAACCGCGCCAAGGCCCAGCCACATGCCGCCTTCAGAGCCGGACGAGGCTGAAGCGATCAGCGCGCCGACGATAATGACGGACGAAATGGCGTTGGTCACCGCCATCAGGGGCGTGTGCAGAGCCGGCGTCACCGACCAGACCACGTAATAGCCCACGAAGCAGGCCAGCACGAAGATCGAAAGGATACCAATGAAATCCATGGTTCAGTTCCTTCTCACCCAAGCAGCCGTTCGTTCACGACCTTGCCGCCTTGCGTGAGGCGCACGGCATTGCCGATTTCTTCGTCCAGCACAGGCTTGCCCGCCTCCTTGTCCCAGAAAGCGGACAGGAAGTTGTAGAGATTGCGCGCAAACAGCGCGGATGCATCAGACGCCAGATGCGCCGGGGTGTTGGAATAGCCGATGATTTTCACACCATGCTTCACAACCACCTGATCGGCGACCGAACCTTCAACGTTCCCGCCTTGTGCAACGGCCAGATCGAAAATCACGCTGCCGGGACGCATGGTCGCGATCTGGGCATCGGTAATCAGGCGCGGCGCGGCGCGGCCCGGGATCAATGCCGTGGTGATCACGATGTCCTGCTTGGCAATGTGCGAAGAGACCAGTTCGGCCTGGGCCTTCTGATATTCTTCGGACATTTCGGTGGCATAGCCACCCGCACCTTCGCCTTCGATCCCCGCCACGCTTTCCACGAAGATCGGCTTGGCGCCAAGCGACTGGATCTGTTCCCTGGTGGCGGACCGCACGTCCGTTGCGGAAACCTGTGCACCGAGGCGACGAGCCGTGGCAATGGCCTGAAGGCCCGCAACACCGACACCCATGATGAACGCCCGCGCGGCCGTAATCGTACCCGCCGCCGTCATCATCATCGGGAACGCGCGGCCGAATGCATCGGCTGCAGCCAGAACCGCCTTGTAACCGGCCAGGTTCGACTGGCTGGAGAGGATATCCATCGACTGTGCGCGGGTGATGCGCGGCATGAATTCGAGCGACAAAGCCTCGACCCCGGCGGCCGCATAGGCATCGACACGCTCCCGCTTGACGAAAGGATCAAGCGCGGCGGTCAGCCACACCCCGGGTTTCGCACCGGCCAGCAGCGCGGCATCGGGGCCTTGCACCCCAAATACGATATCCGCGTCTTTCACCACCGTTTCGAGCGGTCCGACTGCGGCACCGGCTTCGCGATAGGCCTCATCACTGATGGACGCACCGTCTCCGGCGCCTTGTTCGACCGCCACGACCGCACCCAGCGCGATGAATTTCTTCACCGTTTCGGGGGTTGCGGATACGCGCGTCTCTCCTGCGGCTCGTTCCTTGAGAACCGCAATCCTCGTCGATGCTGTCATCAGCTCGAGATCAGGACCACAACCAGCAACGCGATCAGGGCGCAGATCGGCGTTGCCCATTTCACCATGGTGATGAAGTTGTCGTAGGACCGTTGAGCAGCCTTCATGTCATTGCCAGAAGCCATAATTCGCCTTCCCCATTTGAAAAACGGCCATATCTGTGGCCAATGGGGCCTGCTCTAGCTTCCCCCGGCCTGTCGTCAAGGCTCGCATTTACGGATTCCAGCGATATTTGGGGAGTTGACAGACTTCGCGGACAATTTCCGTCGCCACGCGCAGGACTTAATCAGGTCTTTACACACACAGCTTATTGCCATGATCGTACCAATAAGAGACAGATAGGGTCATGAGCGAGAGCACTGAGCGACTGTTGATGCTGATCGACGATGAACCGGCGCAAAGCCGGTTGATCAGCGCGCTTGCCGCACGCGAAGGCTGGCGCACGCTGATCGTGCGCGATTCGGAAAGCGCCATTGCCACGCTCGGCACACGCCAGGGCATGCAATTGGGCGCAATCATCCTCGACCAGTGGGTGCCCGGCGATGATGCCTGTGCGCTGATCGCCGAACTCAAGGCCCGCCGTCCCGCACTGCCCATTCTCATGCTCACCACCAGCGCCAGCCCCTTGCTCGCGGTGGAAGCGATGCGTGCAGGCGCCACCGATTATCTGGTCAAACCCGTCTCGCCCGATCGCCTCATGCTGGCCCTGCGCAGCGCGACCACACGGGAAGCCCCGCGCGACGAATTGCAGCCGCTGACGGAAAAAATCGCCGCCACGCTCGATTTCGATGCGATGATCGGCACGAACCCCGGTTTTCGGGCAGCGCTCGCCAAGGCTGCCAAGACGGCACGCGGCCACGGCAGTGTGCTGATCGAAGGCGAAAGCGGCACGGGCAAGGAAATGCTCGTCCGTGCGATGCACGCCGCCAGCCCGCGTGCCAAAACGCAACTGCGCATCGTGAATATCGGCAGCGTGCCGGTCAATTCTATCGAATCCGTGCTGTTCGGCCATGAAAAAGGCGCGTTTCCCGGCGCATTCGATCGACAGATCGGCGCCATGCAGCATTGCGACGGCGGCACGCTGGTGCTCGACGAAATCGACCGCCTGCCCCCGATGGCGCAGGACCGGCTGGCCGAAGCCCTGCAATCCCGACAAGTGCGCCCGATCGGCGCCAACCACCGCTTCCGGATCGATGTCAGGGTTATCGCTGCCAGCAACTGGCCGCTGGAAGACCTGGTTGCGGGCGGCGTGTTTCGCGAAGATCTGTACGACGCCCTGTCCACCACCCAAATCACCATGCCACCCTTACGCAGCCGCCCGGGCGATATTCCTGCTCTGGCCCGCTATTTCCTGCATCATATCGGCGAACAGCCAGGCCTGCGCCCGCTTGGCGTAACCGATGGCGCACTGGCACTGCTGGCAGCCTATGACTGGCCCGGCAACGTCCGTCAGTTGCAGGCCACCCTGTTTCGCGCTGCCGTTTTCTGCGATGGCGATGCCCTGACCGCACAGGATTTCCCGCAGCTTTCGGAAATGCTGGGCGATGCGCAAATCGTGTCCAGCCCGGTTCAGGATGGCGTCGGCATCCAGCTTTACACCGAAGACGGCAATCTGCGGCTGCTCGAAGAAATCGAAGCCGATGTGATCCGGCTCGCTATCGGCCATTACCGGGGCCGGATGAGCGAAGTCGCCCGCAGGCTCGGCATCGGCCGCTCCACGCTGTATCGCAAGCTTGGCGATCTCGGGATCGAAGGCTCCAACGCCGCCTGACGCCACGTGAGGCGCCGCCCGCCCCAGCTTGTCAGTCTGTCAGTCTGTCAGTCTGTCAGTTCGCTGAAATCCGTCAGGGCGCTGTCGCGCAAACCACGCCAGATATCCCGCGCCTGAACCGTTTCGGGCACGTCGTGTACCCGCAACAGCTGGATTCCGGCGTTCATCCCGTGCAGCGCCACGGCCAGCGACCCGCCTAGACGCTTATGCGCGGGGGCTTCGTTGGAAAGAGCCCCGACGAGCCGCTTGCGACTGGCCCCCAGCAGCAAGGGCTGCCCAAGCGCATGGTAAAGCGGCAGGGCATTGATAATGGCGAGGCTGTGCGTGAGCGATTTGCCGAACCCGATACCGGGATCGAGCACGATGCGTTCGCGCGGGATTCCGGCGGCGATCGCGGCGTCACGCCGGTCACGCAGCCAATCGAACACGTCGAGCGCGGGATTAACGTAATGCTCGTTGCTGTGCAGATCATCGCCTTCTCCGGGCGCATGCATTAGGATCACCGGCACCCCGCTGCCCGCGGCGAATTCCAGCGCGCGCGGATCGTGCCGCAGGGCCGATACATCGTTGATGATATGCGCCCCGGCATTCAGCGCCGCCTCCATCACGCCCACGCGGCGCGTGTCGACACTGATGGCCGCCCCCATCGCCGACAGGCTTTCGATGGCGGGGATGACGCGCTTCAGTTCGTCCCCTTCCCACACCGCCGGTGCGCCGGGGCGCGTGCTTTCCCCGCCGACATCGACCAGCGCCGCCCCGCCTTCGAGCATGGCCCCGGCATGGCGCCGCGCTTCTTCCGGATCATCCAGAAACTTGCCACCATCGGAAAAACTGTCAGGCGTGACATTGAGAATGCCCATGATCTGCGGCTGATCCAGCCGGATCGTGCGCGGGCCGCATTGCAACGGGGCATGG
This genomic window from Caenibius tardaugens NBRC 16725 contains:
- a CDS encoding abscisic acid-deficient protein Aba4 family protein, encoding MWHAYFAITNIVALAGWAILLLLPRRPFPLALVLYGCVALLSLTYVLGLGSVLTGAVDPGGPYSDGVTFFSVEGIRAISGNDAGVVIGWTHYLAFDLFIGLWIARDADAKGFSRIVQALVLLLVMLAGPTGLLLWLIIREKAARKMAKAS
- a CDS encoding NAD(P)H-binding protein, producing MSKRRVLVIGATGLIGRAVMQCAVGYEPVHLAAIARRRIELPMGARMEMFVADSAHWADIIESLQPDAVVCALGTTWAKSGEDEDAFRAVDEKLVLQVAQATKDAGIRQFICVSAIGAGRQSKHLYMRVKGEVEDTLQKMRFTRLDILRPGLLRGTRDDADPRPRERLAITLSPLIDLLLHGSYRRYRSISDKRMAQVILELAQERAGGRFVHEYDSLMRIARRFERDRAERDGAGHGQR
- a CDS encoding deoxyguanosinetriphosphate triphosphohydrolase, encoding MNRAPYASDPAQSRGREYPEDRAGTRGPRSEFQRDRDRIIHSISFRRLRHKTQVFIAPDGDHYRVRLTHSIEVAQIGRVIARTLGLDEDLTEALCLAHDIGHPPFGHAGEDALDAATRAHGGFDHNAMAMRMLMRLDSPYCDHVGLNLTWELLEGLAKHNGPVADPNWALRELDAAFPLDLGSYASLEAQVAALSDDIAYDNHDIDDGLRAGFLELDDLLTLDFVADQWRVVERRFPNASRESQLRELVRGQIGLMVNDLLDHTRSGLAGMDSVDAVRGADAALVGFSPAVAAEERRLKSFMYARLYNHPDQVSTAERARDVIASLFSAYDADPALMTAEWANALPVAEPARSRHIADFIAGMTDKYAIDRYAAIFGKVPEGLRNV
- a CDS encoding aspartate/glutamate racemase family protein, which produces MRKLGLIGGMSWVSTRTYYEHINRIIQARRNPHASAPMLLENLDFTDLCGLSSDEDWDRAADILIASAQRLETAGATALLIGANSMHKVYDRIAGAVQIPVLHIAECVGERMAKDGVKNAALLGTSNVMTESFYRQRLVAHGVDLLPPDPKVIETLDRIIYNQLTCGKVTRDAERTLKTIITVKEQEGARAIVLAATELELIVDVDANVLPIYDCTRIHAEKGAAWILGDD
- a CDS encoding NAD(P)(+) transhydrogenase (Re/Si-specific) subunit beta; translated protein: MPHAAPPAWVMLAYLISGICFILALRGLSSPATSRRGNRLGIFGMALAVLTTLLINAPVPDGTFLPQPTPDDLITLVRILAAVAIGGAIGFFIARKIAMTDMPQLVAAFHSLVGLAAVLVGLAAYLNPIAFGIAGPDGLIHVQSRVEMGLGIAIGAITFSGSVIAFLKLAGKMSGAPIMLPGRHVINLGTLAAILALVGYFTQDQSLWVIVAITALSFIIGFLLIIPIGGADMPVVVSMLNSYSGWAAAAMGFTLHNTAMIITGALVGSSGAILSYIMCKAMNRSFVSVIAGGFGANDSGGGGDGTKVDRPWKRGSAEDAAFLMKEANQVIIIPGYGMAVAQAQHVLREMGDLLKEAGVTVKYAIHPVAGRMPGHMNVLLAEANVPYDEVFELEDINGEFAQTDVAFIIGANDVVNPAAKTDKSSPIYGMPVFDVDKAKTIFFVKRSMGGVGYSGVDNDVFYMDQTMMLLADAKKMVEEINKALQH
- a CDS encoding proton-translocating transhydrogenase family protein, which translates into the protein MDFIGILSIFVLACFVGYYVVWSVTPALHTPLMAVTNAISSVIIVGALIASASSGSEGGMWLGLGAVVLASINIFGGFAVTERMLAMYKKKERK
- a CDS encoding NAD(P) transhydrogenase subunit alpha, translating into MTASTRIAVLKERAAGETRVSATPETVKKFIALGAVVAVEQGAGDGASISDEAYREAGAAVGPLETVVKDADIVFGVQGPDAALLAGAKPGVWLTAALDPFVKRERVDAYAAAGVEALSLEFMPRITRAQSMDILSSQSNLAGYKAVLAAADAFGRAFPMMMTAAGTITAARAFIMGVGVAGLQAIATARRLGAQVSATDVRSATREQIQSLGAKPIFVESVAGIEGEGAGGYATEMSEEYQKAQAELVSSHIAKQDIVITTALIPGRAAPRLITDAQIATMRPGSVIFDLAVAQGGNVEGSVADQVVVKHGVKIIGYSNTPAHLASDASALFARNLYNFLSAFWDKEAGKPVLDEEIGNAVRLTQGGKVVNERLLG
- a CDS encoding aa3-type cytochrome c oxidase subunit IV gives rise to the protein MASGNDMKAAQRSYDNFITMVKWATPICALIALLVVVLISS
- a CDS encoding sigma-54-dependent transcriptional regulator, producing MSESTERLLMLIDDEPAQSRLISALAAREGWRTLIVRDSESAIATLGTRQGMQLGAIILDQWVPGDDACALIAELKARRPALPILMLTTSASPLLAVEAMRAGATDYLVKPVSPDRLMLALRSATTREAPRDELQPLTEKIAATLDFDAMIGTNPGFRAALAKAAKTARGHGSVLIEGESGTGKEMLVRAMHAASPRAKTQLRIVNIGSVPVNSIESVLFGHEKGAFPGAFDRQIGAMQHCDGGTLVLDEIDRLPPMAQDRLAEALQSRQVRPIGANHRFRIDVRVIAASNWPLEDLVAGGVFREDLYDALSTTQITMPPLRSRPGDIPALARYFLHHIGEQPGLRPLGVTDGALALLAAYDWPGNVRQLQATLFRAAVFCDGDALTAQDFPQLSEMLGDAQIVSSPVQDGVGIQLYTEDGNLRLLEEIEADVIRLAIGHYRGRMSEVARRLGIGRSTLYRKLGDLGIEGSNAA
- the folP gene encoding dihydropteroate synthase; the encoded protein is MARQLYIRPIGLCASPQSEEGEAIRLGGGMVYAHRFALIQREAGKVVARERVSVSGMDAALARLPADLVEQGLAQWAGLRASHAPLQCGPRTIRLDQPQIMGILNVTPDSFSDGGKFLDDPEEARRHAGAMLEGGAALVDVGGESTRPGAPAVWEGDELKRVIPAIESLSAMGAAISVDTRRVGVMEAALNAGAHIINDVSALRHDPRALEFAAGSGVPVILMHAPGEGDDLHSNEHYVNPALDVFDWLRDRRDAAIAAGIPRERIVLDPGIGFGKSLTHSLAIINALPLYHALGQPLLLGASRKRLVGALSNEAPAHKRLGGSLAVALHGMNAGIQLLRVHDVPETVQARDIWRGLRDSALTDFSELTD